Proteins encoded in a region of the Corynebacterium genitalium ATCC 33030 genome:
- a CDS encoding IS3 family transposase — MVETCQSVPRRSAEHWRVGRRRTEASAAGEQRAAQVKRDLKDRFSFFRSGTRPSHQKMIEYIDAYRGRFGVEAICRTLKETECGFITSRGYRAAKTRAPSARSLSDALLIPELVKVFEDNFSVYGVRKMWKAMQRAGWDIGRDQTARLMKLAGIQGRRRGRTPITTLRADVPDCRPDLVNRDFTASAPHRLWVADITYVRTLSGFAYTAFITDAYSRKIVGVATRASMRTDELPLEAFEHAVYHAGDLRAEGLVHHSDRGSQYVSIRYSEALAQAGIDPSVGTVGDSYDNALAETVNGLYKTELIYPHRPWASVGEVEIATLRWVYWWNNHRLHESLGYITPQEMEDAYYQQSHAHPLGVQ; from the coding sequence CTGGTTGAAACCTGTCAAAGCGTCCCCCGACGTTCAGCGGAGCACTGGCGAGTCGGTCGACGACGAACTGAAGCGTCTGCGGCAGGAGAACAAAGAGCTGCGCAGGTCAAACGAGATCTTAAAGACCGCTTCAGCTTTTTTCGCAGCGGAACTCGACCGTCCCACCAGAAGATGATCGAATACATCGATGCGTATCGCGGTCGCTTCGGGGTCGAGGCCATCTGTCGCACATTGAAAGAGACAGAGTGTGGGTTTATCACCTCTCGTGGCTACCGAGCAGCGAAAACACGAGCCCCGTCGGCCAGGAGCTTGTCAGATGCGCTGCTTATCCCCGAATTGGTGAAAGTCTTCGAGGACAACTTCAGCGTGTACGGGGTACGCAAGATGTGGAAGGCCATGCAGCGCGCCGGCTGGGACATCGGTCGTGATCAGACGGCACGGTTGATGAAACTCGCCGGCATCCAAGGCCGCAGAAGGGGCCGCACTCCGATCACAACGCTTCGGGCTGATGTCCCGGATTGTCGTCCTGATCTGGTCAATCGTGACTTCACCGCGTCAGCGCCGCACCGGCTGTGGGTCGCTGACATCACCTACGTGCGTACCCTGTCGGGGTTTGCGTACACCGCGTTCATCACCGATGCGTACTCCCGCAAGATTGTCGGGGTTGCCACCAGGGCGAGCATGCGCACCGATGAGCTGCCTTTGGAGGCTTTTGAGCACGCTGTTTATCACGCAGGTGATCTCCGTGCTGAAGGACTTGTCCACCACAGCGATCGCGGCTCGCAGTACGTGTCCATTCGTTACAGTGAGGCACTTGCTCAAGCTGGGATCGATCCGTCCGTTGGCACCGTCGGCGATTCCTACGACAACGCGTTGGCGGAAACGGTCAACGGTCTCTACAAGACCGAGCTGATCTATCCCCACCGGCCGTGGGCGTCGGTTGGGGAAGTCGAGATCGCGACCCTTCGCTGGGTGTACTGGTGGAACAACCACCGCCTGCACGAGTCATTGGGATACATCACCCCACAAGAGATGGAAGACGCCTACTATCAACAATCACACGCCCACCCGTTGGGCGTTCAATAA
- the map gene encoding type I methionyl aminopeptidase has translation MNPRGKLTPGKPTPQLEVPADIERPEYVWKNEVQENVGEPVIQTPETIEAMREASRIAANALEAAGAAVAPGVTTDEIDRIAHQYMIDHGAYPSTLGYRGYPKSTCISLNEIVCHGIPDTTVIQEGDIVNIDVTAFKNGVHGDTNATFLAGEVAEEHRHLVERTEEAMMRGIKAAKPGRQINVIGRVIEAYAKRFGYNVVTDFTGHGVGPTFHNGLVVLHYDSDSYTDILEPGMTLTIEPMINLGELPYDVWDDGWTVQNRDGEYTAQFEHTIVITDDGNEILTIPDSQR, from the coding sequence ATGAACCCACGTGGAAAACTCACTCCTGGTAAGCCGACCCCGCAACTCGAGGTGCCTGCGGACATTGAACGCCCTGAATACGTCTGGAAGAACGAGGTCCAAGAGAATGTCGGCGAGCCGGTCATCCAAACCCCGGAGACCATCGAGGCGATGCGGGAGGCGTCCCGTATCGCGGCGAACGCTCTCGAAGCGGCTGGCGCTGCCGTTGCCCCCGGCGTGACGACGGATGAGATCGATCGCATCGCCCACCAATACATGATCGACCACGGTGCTTACCCGTCAACGTTGGGCTACCGAGGCTACCCGAAATCCACCTGCATCTCGCTCAACGAGATCGTGTGCCACGGCATCCCGGATACGACCGTGATCCAGGAAGGCGACATCGTCAACATCGACGTCACTGCCTTCAAGAACGGAGTCCACGGTGATACCAATGCGACCTTCCTCGCTGGCGAGGTTGCCGAGGAGCACCGCCACTTGGTCGAGCGCACTGAGGAAGCCATGATGCGCGGCATCAAGGCCGCCAAGCCTGGCCGTCAGATCAACGTCATCGGTCGAGTGATTGAGGCCTATGCAAAGCGCTTCGGCTACAACGTGGTCACCGATTTCACCGGCCACGGTGTCGGCCCGACATTTCACAATGGTCTCGTTGTCCTGCACTACGATTCCGATTCCTACACCGACATTCTCGAACCCGGCATGACCCTGACGATCGAGCCGATGATCAACCTGGGCGAGTTGCCGTACGACGTCTGGGACGACGGCTGGACCGTCCAGAACCGCGACGGTGAGTACACCGCTCAGTTCGAGCACACCATCGTCATTACCGATGACGGCAACGAGATCCTGACCATTCCGGACTCGCAGCGCTAG
- the mtr gene encoding mycothione reductase, with product MVGEPVTNPTHYDVIIIGSGSGNSLPGPEFDDKSIALIEENPQFGGTCLNAGCIPTKMYVVAADTAASAANSERLGIHTTFEGADWPAIVDRVFGHRVDVISRSGEEYRRGEECPNITLYNGHAEFIGPKTLTTSIDGEPATITGDTILIAAGSRPFIPQVILDSGVPFHTNEDIMRLPEQPKTLTILGGGYIAMEFAHVFQSLGTHVRIVNRSPFMRHLDKDIHDRFNALAAPRYETHVGRTVASASHDDSGVTLTLDDGSTLTSDALLVATGRVANGDRLNLDATGIEMHDDHRIKVDEYGRTTCEGVWAIGDVSSPHMLKHVANAELRAVRHNLLNDDLVKLPHDHVPSAVFTYPQIASVGLTEQQARDEGYEVTTKIQSYGDVAYGWALEDSTSAVKLIADKKTAKLLGAHYMGPQAATLIQQMITVISFGLDLRDVARREYWIHPALAEVTENAILGLDFEFPPV from the coding sequence ATGGTTGGAGAACCTGTGACAAACCCGACCCACTACGACGTGATCATCATCGGTTCCGGCTCCGGCAACTCATTGCCCGGCCCGGAGTTCGACGACAAATCCATTGCGCTGATTGAGGAGAACCCGCAGTTCGGCGGCACTTGCCTTAACGCCGGATGCATTCCGACGAAGATGTACGTCGTCGCCGCCGACACTGCCGCTTCTGCCGCGAACTCAGAGCGGCTCGGCATCCACACCACCTTCGAGGGTGCGGATTGGCCGGCCATCGTCGACCGTGTCTTCGGCCACCGCGTCGACGTGATCTCCCGTTCCGGCGAGGAGTACCGCCGCGGTGAGGAGTGCCCGAACATCACCCTCTACAACGGCCACGCCGAGTTCATCGGCCCGAAGACGCTGACCACCTCCATCGACGGTGAGCCCGCCACGATCACCGGCGACACGATCCTCATCGCCGCCGGATCCCGTCCGTTCATTCCACAGGTCATCCTCGACTCTGGTGTGCCGTTCCACACCAACGAGGACATCATGCGTCTTCCGGAGCAGCCGAAAACGCTTACCATCCTCGGCGGTGGCTACATCGCGATGGAGTTCGCCCACGTGTTCCAGTCGCTGGGCACGCACGTGCGCATTGTGAACCGCTCTCCGTTCATGCGTCACCTGGACAAAGACATCCACGACCGCTTCAACGCCCTGGCAGCTCCGCGCTACGAAACGCACGTGGGTCGAACGGTCGCCTCCGCGTCGCACGATGACAGCGGCGTCACGCTCACGCTTGACGACGGCTCCACCCTCACCTCCGATGCTCTCCTCGTTGCCACCGGACGCGTGGCCAATGGCGACCGTCTCAACCTGGATGCCACCGGGATTGAGATGCATGACGACCACCGCATCAAAGTTGACGAGTATGGCCGCACGACCTGCGAGGGCGTGTGGGCTATTGGCGATGTCTCCTCCCCACACATGCTCAAGCACGTTGCCAACGCGGAACTGCGCGCAGTGCGCCACAACCTTCTCAACGACGACCTGGTCAAACTCCCCCACGACCACGTTCCGTCCGCAGTGTTCACCTACCCGCAGATCGCATCTGTCGGTCTCACCGAGCAGCAAGCGCGCGACGAGGGGTACGAGGTGACCACCAAGATCCAGTCCTACGGCGACGTCGCTTATGGCTGGGCCCTGGAGGATTCCACCAGCGCCGTCAAGCTCATTGCCGACAAGAAGACCGCCAAACTCCTTGGTGCTCACTACATGGGCCCACAAGCCGCGACTCTGATCCAACAGATGATCACCGTCATAAGTTTTGGATTAGATTTGCGTGACGTGGCGCGTCGCGAGTATTGGATTCACCCTGCCCTCGCGGAGGTCACGGAGAACGCGATTCTGGGTCTCGATTTCGAGTTTCCGCCGGTCTAA
- a CDS encoding alpha/beta hydrolase → MDFDTTDLNSLSWTNDELDGFLRATLPLGRDPDGEGEVAAVLVQSQPDEPNGKPALLWVHGMSDYFFQEHVAQHYKELGYPFYAIDLRKCGRAHKEGQRWHYTTDLRYYYDELTAATKLIAAKHGAVIPLAHSTGGLIVPLWIDHVRRHDWRTHQQIAGQVLNSPWLDMQFPGWAVKVLKPVVDVLGATFPNLRLPAVGEGTYGESIYKGLHGQWDFDTKKKAIGGHDKYLGWLRAVMVGQDRIHEGSVDAGVPTLTLCSSHSYLGKSYSAAADSADTVLDIEQIQHWAPFVSDKHNETKPIDGALHDVFLSLPHARQKAFDTLDEWLENL, encoded by the coding sequence ATGGATTTCGACACAACGGACCTGAACTCATTGAGCTGGACCAACGATGAACTTGACGGTTTCCTCCGCGCCACTCTCCCCCTGGGCCGCGACCCCGACGGGGAGGGCGAGGTCGCAGCGGTCCTCGTCCAATCCCAGCCCGATGAGCCGAACGGTAAACCCGCTTTGCTGTGGGTGCACGGGATGTCGGATTACTTCTTCCAAGAGCACGTCGCACAGCACTACAAAGAGCTGGGCTATCCCTTCTACGCGATCGACCTGCGCAAGTGCGGCCGCGCCCACAAGGAGGGCCAACGCTGGCACTACACCACCGACCTGCGTTACTACTACGACGAGCTGACCGCAGCGACGAAGCTCATCGCCGCCAAGCACGGTGCCGTCATTCCGCTCGCCCACTCCACTGGCGGCCTTATCGTCCCGTTGTGGATCGACCACGTCCGCCGCCACGACTGGCGCACGCACCAGCAGATCGCCGGCCAAGTGCTCAACAGCCCCTGGTTGGACATGCAGTTTCCGGGCTGGGCTGTGAAGGTGCTCAAGCCTGTCGTCGACGTTCTCGGCGCGACGTTCCCCAACCTCCGTCTGCCCGCCGTGGGCGAAGGCACATACGGCGAGTCCATTTACAAGGGCCTGCATGGCCAGTGGGACTTCGATACAAAGAAGAAGGCTATCGGCGGCCACGACAAATACCTCGGTTGGCTACGTGCGGTCATGGTCGGCCAGGACCGGATCCACGAGGGTTCTGTCGACGCCGGCGTTCCCACCCTGACGCTGTGCTCGTCCCACTCGTACTTGGGCAAGTCTTACTCGGCGGCCGCCGACTCCGCTGACACGGTTCTCGACATCGAGCAGATCCAGCATTGGGCCCCGTTTGTCTCCGACAAGCACAACGAGACCAAGCCTATCGACGGCGCCCTTCACGATGTCTTCCTATCCCTCCCGCACGCACGCCAAAAGGCGTTCGACACTCTCGACGAATGGTTGGAGAACCTGTGA
- the mqo gene encoding malate dehydrogenase (quinone) yields MSATQSQQSKKNTQGDEVDVLLIGAGIMSATLGAMIRQLEPSWSQLIYERLDGASLESSYPWNNAGTGHSALCELNYTPEKNGRIDVSKAININEKFQVSRQFWSHQVLEGVLTDPTAFINPVPHVSFAQGEDQIDYLQRRYDALKDNYMFPDMEFTTDRDKFAEVLPLMAKDRDFDKEPVAISWTTAGTDVNYGALTNQFIDHAGQVGTEVRYGHEVTNIKKKGNFWHVTAKNLHTGEKETTRARFVFVGAGGYALDLLRKAGVPEVRGYAGFPISGAWLRTTNQELVKQHQAKVYGKAKVGAPPMSVPHLDLRVIDGKQSLLFGPFGGWTPKFLKKGSYLDLFKSIRVDNIPSYLGVAGWNFDLVKYLVEEVFKPFEGRVEDLREYMPSADGKDWEEVIAGQRVQIIKPATPPHFGSLEFGTALVNDQDGTIAGILGASPGASIAPAAMLELLERCFGERMIDWSEKLYDMIPTYGKSLMREKSVYDEQWAYTLKTLRLDEPREFSGTTSAHD; encoded by the coding sequence GTGTCAGCAACCCAGTCCCAGCAGTCCAAGAAGAACACCCAAGGGGACGAGGTTGACGTCCTGCTTATCGGTGCCGGAATCATGAGCGCCACGCTCGGCGCGATGATCCGCCAGCTGGAGCCGAGCTGGTCCCAGCTGATCTACGAGCGTCTCGACGGCGCATCCCTGGAGTCCTCCTACCCGTGGAACAACGCGGGTACTGGCCACTCCGCGCTGTGCGAGCTCAACTACACGCCGGAGAAGAACGGCCGTATCGACGTCTCTAAGGCCATCAACATCAACGAGAAGTTCCAGGTGTCCCGCCAGTTCTGGTCTCACCAGGTTCTCGAAGGCGTGTTGACGGACCCCACCGCGTTCATTAACCCGGTCCCGCACGTCTCTTTCGCCCAGGGCGAAGATCAGATCGATTATCTTCAGCGCCGTTACGACGCGTTGAAGGACAATTACATGTTCCCGGACATGGAATTCACGACCGACCGCGACAAGTTCGCCGAGGTGCTGCCGCTCATGGCCAAGGACCGCGACTTCGACAAGGAGCCAGTCGCGATCTCCTGGACCACGGCGGGTACCGATGTCAACTACGGTGCGCTCACTAACCAGTTCATCGACCACGCTGGGCAGGTAGGCACGGAGGTCCGTTACGGCCACGAAGTGACCAACATCAAGAAGAAGGGCAACTTCTGGCACGTCACCGCCAAGAACCTGCACACCGGTGAGAAGGAGACCACCCGCGCACGCTTCGTCTTCGTCGGCGCCGGCGGTTACGCGCTGGACTTGCTGCGCAAGGCTGGCGTGCCCGAGGTCCGCGGTTACGCCGGTTTCCCGATCTCCGGTGCGTGGCTGCGTACCACCAACCAGGAACTGGTCAAGCAGCACCAGGCCAAGGTTTACGGCAAGGCGAAGGTCGGTGCTCCGCCGATGTCGGTACCGCACCTGGACCTGCGTGTTATCGATGGCAAGCAGTCCCTGCTGTTCGGGCCCTTCGGTGGCTGGACCCCGAAGTTCCTCAAGAAGGGGTCCTACCTGGATCTGTTCAAGTCCATCCGCGTCGACAACATTCCGTCCTACCTGGGCGTTGCCGGCTGGAACTTCGACTTGGTCAAGTACCTCGTCGAAGAGGTGTTCAAGCCGTTTGAAGGCCGCGTTGAGGATTTGCGCGAGTACATGCCGTCTGCTGACGGCAAGGACTGGGAAGAGGTCATCGCTGGCCAGCGCGTCCAGATCATCAAACCGGCCACCCCGCCGCACTTCGGCTCGCTCGAGTTCGGTACCGCTCTGGTCAACGATCAGGACGGCACGATCGCCGGTATTCTCGGCGCTTCCCCGGGTGCGTCTATCGCCCCGGCTGCAATGCTCGAGCTGCTCGAGCGCTGCTTCGGTGAGCGCATGATCGACTGGAGCGAGAAGCTCTACGACATGATCCCGACCTACGGCAAGTCCCTCATGCGTGAGAAGAGCGTTTACGACGAGCAGTGGGCCTACACCCTGAAGACCTTGCGCCTCGACGAGCCTCGGGAGTTTTCCGGCACGACCAGCGCACACGACTAA
- a CDS encoding protein adenylyltransferase SelO family protein, whose protein sequence is MPHIVDALPDMAIPARGADFPDPQIVVLNEPLAAELGLDSTWLRSTDGIAWLTGASGGHAMAYAGHQFSQFVPVLGDGRALLLPNPDPANERYEFQAKGSGPTPFSRPGSDGRGAIGPMLREYLVSEFMHAVGIPTTRSLAVLNTGETVLRQQGHVPGGIVVRVARSHLRVGSVQYAAMRSHELVRDVVAAAGFEDPEDLLSTVMQRQLDLVAQWMSIGFVHGVMNTDNTALSGETIDYGPCAFTEKFRGDAVFSSIDRGGRYAFGNQPNIMAWNLARLTEALLPVSNEDALREVLAEVEPTWESAWAKHIPDPDALAAAEDITAYNHEHRDGPVFIPRNQMLERAITAAEQEGTVEPYLELLGAVTDPYNDKAGPAWMAEPQGDIPFVSFCGT, encoded by the coding sequence ATGCCTCACATTGTCGACGCACTCCCCGACATGGCCATCCCCGCGCGCGGCGCGGACTTTCCTGACCCGCAGATCGTGGTGCTCAACGAGCCACTCGCTGCGGAGCTCGGCTTAGATTCCACCTGGCTGCGCAGCACAGACGGCATCGCGTGGCTCACTGGAGCGAGCGGCGGCCACGCCATGGCGTACGCCGGGCATCAGTTCAGCCAGTTCGTGCCCGTGCTTGGCGACGGCCGCGCCCTCCTCCTCCCCAACCCCGATCCCGCGAATGAACGTTACGAGTTCCAGGCCAAAGGCTCCGGCCCGACTCCGTTCTCACGGCCCGGTTCGGACGGGCGCGGTGCGATTGGCCCGATGCTGCGGGAGTACCTGGTCAGTGAGTTCATGCATGCAGTGGGCATCCCGACCACCCGCTCACTGGCCGTGCTGAACACTGGGGAGACGGTGCTGCGCCAGCAGGGGCACGTCCCGGGCGGCATCGTGGTGCGGGTGGCGCGCAGCCACCTTCGTGTCGGCTCCGTGCAGTACGCGGCCATGCGCTCGCACGAGCTAGTGCGCGACGTGGTTGCCGCTGCTGGATTCGAGGATCCGGAGGACCTGTTGTCTACCGTCATGCAGCGCCAGCTCGACCTTGTGGCGCAGTGGATGAGCATCGGCTTCGTCCACGGTGTGATGAACACCGACAACACCGCCCTGTCTGGCGAGACCATCGACTACGGGCCGTGCGCGTTCACTGAGAAGTTCCGCGGTGACGCAGTGTTCTCTTCGATTGACCGGGGTGGGCGCTACGCCTTTGGCAACCAGCCCAACATCATGGCATGGAACCTCGCACGCCTCACCGAGGCGCTGCTTCCCGTGAGCAATGAGGACGCACTGCGCGAAGTGCTCGCGGAAGTTGAGCCGACCTGGGAGAGCGCTTGGGCGAAGCACATTCCCGATCCAGACGCTCTCGCTGCCGCTGAGGACATCACCGCCTACAACCATGAGCACCGCGATGGGCCAGTCTTCATTCCCCGCAATCAGATGCTGGAGCGAGCTATCACTGCTGCCGAGCAGGAAGGCACAGTCGAGCCCTACCTTGAGCTGCTCGGCGCCGTGACTGACCCCTATAACGACAAAGCGGGCCCGGCCTGGATGGCCGAGCCCCAGGGCGACATCCCGTTTGTCAGCTTCTGCGGGACGTAG
- the cobA gene encoding uroporphyrinogen-III C-methyltransferase produces the protein MTNGHVTLVGGGPGEWDLITVRGLRALEAADVILTDHLGPTNQLDQFLDLTGKEVIDVAKLPYKKQVAQERINELLVTHAQDGQCVVRLKGGDPYVFGRGFEELQACAAAGVPCSVVPGVTSATSVPAAAGVPVTQRGVTHSFTVVSGHLAPGDPRSLVDWDALGRVGGTIVVIMGVRQVRPITRALIDAGLPPSTPSTVIQDGETADQRQFRAALGDLADVMEQEGVTNPAVYVIGEVAGLEVLG, from the coding sequence ATGACGAACGGACACGTGACCCTAGTCGGCGGCGGCCCGGGCGAGTGGGACCTGATCACTGTGCGCGGACTGCGTGCTCTTGAGGCGGCGGATGTGATTCTCACCGACCACTTGGGCCCCACGAATCAGCTTGACCAGTTTCTTGACCTCACCGGCAAAGAGGTCATTGACGTGGCCAAGCTGCCGTACAAAAAGCAGGTCGCACAGGAGCGCATCAACGAGCTGCTGGTCACCCACGCCCAAGACGGCCAGTGCGTCGTGCGGCTCAAAGGCGGGGACCCGTATGTTTTCGGCCGCGGTTTTGAGGAGTTGCAGGCCTGTGCCGCCGCCGGCGTCCCGTGCTCAGTTGTTCCTGGCGTGACCAGCGCGACGTCTGTCCCCGCAGCCGCCGGCGTGCCTGTCACACAGCGCGGGGTCACCCATTCCTTCACGGTTGTCTCCGGCCATCTCGCACCCGGTGACCCGCGCTCCCTGGTCGACTGGGACGCTCTCGGGCGCGTCGGCGGGACCATCGTGGTCATCATGGGCGTGCGCCAGGTGCGCCCCATCACGCGTGCGCTTATCGACGCAGGCCTGCCCCCTTCCACCCCCTCCACCGTCATCCAAGACGGCGAAACCGCAGACCAGCGGCAATTCCGGGCGGCGCTCGGGGACTTAGCGGACGTCATGGAGCAAGAAGGCGTGACCAACCCGGCTGTGTACGTCATCGGGGAGGTGGCTGGCCTTGAGGTCCTTGGATAG
- a CDS encoding class I SAM-dependent methyltransferase: MRSLDSLILEVADLSTPGAVVVCDDPTGDLVAAALELGVPVYCVDSDYTRAHAAHAAGAVVAGIDGPLRADEFLVSCAPAGAVAVGEMPKSLGRLDYLARSLASAGVGRVVFGGNNKHLARSMNDVLASSFAEVAASRGRGKFRCLVASGPRDVAYSPVEAGGFTAVGGVFSGAREDYGGALLTSTLLDSRAELGKVLDVGCGNGSVVKRLLEAGVDATATDADADAVLSTRALGIEATWDDAGSQWEAGTFDTVALNPPFHDRAGVDATLVQHLLDASVRLLAPGGQLFMVHNSHLRYRGEVEARLKSVEQVARNQKFTVLRGTRG, encoded by the coding sequence TTGAGGTCCTTGGATAGCCTCATCCTCGAAGTCGCCGATCTCTCTACGCCTGGGGCTGTGGTCGTGTGCGACGACCCGACAGGTGACCTTGTTGCTGCTGCCCTGGAGTTGGGGGTGCCGGTGTACTGCGTTGATTCCGACTACACCCGCGCCCACGCCGCCCACGCAGCTGGGGCCGTTGTCGCCGGCATCGACGGCCCTTTGCGTGCCGATGAGTTCCTGGTCTCCTGCGCTCCTGCGGGAGCTGTGGCCGTCGGAGAGATGCCGAAGTCTTTGGGCCGGCTCGACTATCTCGCGCGCTCACTGGCTTCGGCTGGTGTCGGCCGAGTGGTGTTCGGAGGGAACAACAAGCACCTTGCTCGTTCCATGAACGACGTGCTTGCCTCCTCCTTTGCTGAGGTAGCTGCCTCGCGAGGCCGCGGCAAGTTTCGCTGCCTCGTCGCGTCAGGGCCGCGCGATGTTGCCTACTCGCCGGTGGAGGCAGGCGGGTTCACTGCCGTCGGGGGAGTGTTCTCCGGTGCGCGGGAAGACTACGGCGGGGCGCTGCTCACGTCCACGCTCCTGGATTCCAGGGCGGAACTGGGGAAGGTGTTGGATGTGGGGTGCGGGAACGGGAGCGTCGTCAAGCGACTGCTCGAAGCGGGAGTCGATGCGACCGCGACGGACGCTGATGCTGACGCCGTCCTCTCCACGCGCGCGCTGGGGATCGAGGCGACGTGGGACGATGCAGGTTCGCAGTGGGAGGCGGGGACTTTTGACACAGTCGCCCTGAACCCGCCGTTTCATGACCGCGCAGGCGTAGACGCGACGCTGGTCCAACACCTGCTTGATGCCTCCGTGCGTCTGCTAGCGCCTGGCGGTCAGCTATTCATGGTGCATAACTCGCACCTGCGCTACCGCGGCGAGGTCGAGGCGCGGTTGAAGTCCGTGGAGCAGGTGGCGAGGAATCAGAAGTTCACCGTCCTGCGTGGCACTCGGGGCTGA
- a CDS encoding thermonuclease family protein: MRKTALGFLAALLIVFGIVLEMTLQEDAPPPALADGETAQVERVVDGDTLIVHSSGERLRLRLLNIDAPELARDGQPEECMGSAAAHRLEELAPVGSTVTLVYDKERQDQYGRDLAAVFDGDVFINELLVEEGLACAVVYQSNDTYYSRMQSAEAAARQAQLGMFSPECHAGR; the protein is encoded by the coding sequence ATGCGCAAAACTGCTCTCGGTTTTCTCGCCGCCTTGTTGATTGTCTTTGGCATCGTCCTCGAGATGACGCTGCAGGAAGACGCTCCGCCCCCGGCTCTGGCCGATGGCGAAACCGCACAGGTGGAGCGGGTTGTCGATGGCGACACCCTTATCGTCCACTCCAGCGGTGAGCGGCTGCGGCTCCGCCTGCTCAACATCGATGCCCCGGAGCTCGCCCGTGACGGCCAGCCAGAGGAGTGCATGGGCAGCGCGGCCGCGCACCGTCTCGAGGAACTGGCTCCCGTCGGCTCAACAGTCACCCTTGTCTACGATAAGGAGCGCCAGGACCAGTACGGACGCGACCTCGCCGCGGTGTTCGACGGGGACGTCTTCATCAACGAGCTCCTGGTCGAAGAGGGGCTAGCGTGCGCTGTGGTCTATCAGTCGAATGACACCTACTATTCGCGCATGCAGTCGGCGGAGGCCGCCGCCCGCCAAGCGCAGTTGGGGATGTTCAGCCCCGAGTGCCACGCAGGACGGTGA